One window of the Tubulanus polymorphus chromosome 11, tnTubPoly1.2, whole genome shotgun sequence genome contains the following:
- the LOC141912944 gene encoding uncharacterized protein LOC141912944: protein MFGWLITPVNISCYGFNIGDYCYSCGILFVINVVICYRAVCNYSQYLKMTSTLTKSAVKRLLQGEKLKNPTVQVLQNHVPLYNCDKSKEWAIEISDGKNSHIALINSDLRKRWRNDPSVKSFIIVKLKRYDQLMVEYCRERMLTVLDYEIIDSTLTSKYGNPVGCKLRFVLAVQETKGKDGVSTRVGSLKTVEI from the exons ATGTTCGGATGGTTGATCACGCCTGTAAATATATCGTGTTACGGGTTTAATATCGGTGATTATTGTTACTCGTGCGGGATTCTATTCGTGATCAATGTCGTTATTTGTTACCGAGCTGTTTGTAATTACTCtcagtatttgaaaatgacgTCTACTCTCACTAAATCAGCTGTCAAG CGTTTGTTACAGGGAGAAAAACTCAAAAATCCGACCGTTCAAGTCTTACAAAACCACGTTCCATTATACAACTGTGACAAGTCGAAAGAATGGGCGATTGAAATCTCGGATGGAAAGAATTCTCATATAG CTCTAATCAATAGCGACTTGCGTAAACGATGGCGCAATGATCCATCAGTGAAATCGTTTATCATCGTCAAATTGAAACGTTACGATCAACTGATGGTTGAATACTGTAGAGA GCGAATGCTAACTGTTCTCGATTACGAAATCATTGATTCGACTTTAACTTCGAAGTACGGAAATCCTGTTGGGTGTAAGCTCCGCTTTGTCTTAGCAGTTCAGGAGACAAAAGGTAAAGACGGAGTCTCCACTCGAGTTGGATCTTTGAAGACAGTAGAAATTTGA
- the LOC141913213 gene encoding uncharacterized protein LOC141913213 gives MSQKSSKCECHHHQATAEKKRAVKKPKSKSASTEAVTAKSVDKKNVKQGLGNPENKLDVKISKNQVGKVVETKHVASTQTSSAFKVKTKSTASWKQTPSGNRPAGGKKEIFTSTTKNGLRKELVADQVEEVTVINSVLAERNQRTPRAGGKNNVDMVTIATQTMTSVSIATQTEFDDDDDDESSSSSEDDSEDAICRNSDCRNPFLVTDEDDIYLFECMKCGSDGYCKMCLDECIVCGFLQCKSCLLLNEPCMNCGYGGFYELNETCDSCQHYKFSVRPCRVCKTRRVCPDCTRHCGNCFLLTFACVRCLIDCGTLCSNRDCESRIADCGCTKNMCTISCDSCQSGYVCFICAADCDICKRHHCEDCVMDFVICEHCGFQMCEACGNEYNYESEESCCYCLNNNFSVAYCDLVNRKCFHGVRGGVEKYNGPYKSRAQFKYELSAATRSSCAKCNKQPGIDQLKLCSRCKSAPYCSRSCQQMDWKKHKQMCGDYIPFDQLPFISACLEEYYERTEKDRKKLCYDAKKNETQIKTNGFESK, from the exons ATGTCTCAAAAGTCATCGAAATGTGAATGTCATCATCACCAGGCTACGGCAGAGAAAAAACGAGCGGTTAAGAAACCGAAAAGTAAATCCGCATCAACGGAAGCAGTTACAGCGAAATCGGTCGACAAGAAAAATGTCAAGCAAGGTTTGGGAAATCCAGAGAATAAATTGGACGTTAAGATATCTAAGAATCAAGTTGGCAAGGTTGTTGAAACCAAGCATGTCGCGTCAACGCAAACTTCATCAGCATTCAAGGTCAAAACTAAATCTACTGCGAGCTGGAAGCAGACGCCGTCTGGTAACCGACCGGCAGGCGGCAAAAAGGAAATTTTTACTTCGACGACGAAAAACGGCTTACGTAAAGAGCTTGTGGCCGATCAGGTGGAAGAGGTTACCGTCATCAATAGCGTCCTCGCTGAACGAAATCAACGAACTCCTCGTGCAGGCGGAAAAAACAACGTCGATATGGTCACCATAGCGACTCAAACAATGACGTCCGTTTCAATCGCGACGCAGACTgagtttgatgatgatgatgatgacgagtcATCGTCGTCTTCTGA GGACGACAGTGAAGATGCGATCTGTCGCAATAGTGATTGTAGAAACCCCTTCCTCGTCAcagatgaagatgatatatatcTGTTTGAATGTATGAAGTGCGGATCAGATGGTTATTGTAAAATGTGTTTGGACGAGTGTATAGTCTGTGGGTTTCTTCAATGCAAATCCTGTCTATTGCTGAATGAACCGTGTATGAATTGTGGCTACGGTGG GTTTTATGAATTGAACGAAACCTGCGACTCGTGTCAACATTATAAATTTTCCGTGCGACCGTGTCGTGTTTGTAAGACTCGTCGCGTCTGCCCTGATTGTACTCGACACTGCGGGAATTGCTTCCTGTTGACGTTTGCTTGTGTGAGATGTTTGATCGATTGCGGGACTTTATGCAGCAATCGTGATTGTGAATCTCGCAT CGCTGATTGTGGTTGTACTAAGAATATGTGTACGATATCATGTGATTCGTGTCAGTCTGGTTATGTGTGTTTCATCTGTGCTGCTGATTGCGATATATGCAAGCGACACCATTGCGAGGATTGTGTTATGGATTTCGTGATCTGCGAACATTGCGGTTTTCA AATGTGTGAAGCATGTGGGAACGAATACAATTATGAAAGTGAGGAGTCGTGTTGCTATTGTTTGAACAACAATTTTTCGGTGGCTTATTGCGATTTGGTAAACCGGAAGTGTTTCCACGGTGTTCGCGGCGGCGTTGAAAAATACAACGGACCGTACAAATCGCGCGCGCAGTTTAAATACGAACTCAGCGCGGCGACGCGATCGTCTTGCGCGAAATGTAACAAACAG CCTGGAATTGATCAACTGAAGCTGTGTTCGCGTTGTAAATCGGCGCCGTACTGCAGCCGGTCATGTCAACAGATGGATTGGAAGAAACATAAACAAATGTGTGGAGATTACATCCCGTTCGATCAACTGCCGTTCATTTCAGCTTGTCTCGAAGAATACTATGAACGAACTGAGAAAGATCGTAAAAAACTTTGCTACGATgcaaagaaaaatgaaacgcAAATTAAAACGAATGGTTTCGAATCAAAATAA
- the LOC141913214 gene encoding uncharacterized protein LOC141913214 isoform X1 — protein MNPPCMMQMENQLFLNAQLVSFSVFLVVYNFRGQIFSSMTIFFLFYGTNTHTIIQTVNMSSTQAAVNSNGHEQPAIQYAYTAPAAGGLPQNITIPTAPANQQLVYSACPQPVVMAQHVPIAMHNQPQVVMTTMPQMQQVQYQPLGQQQMQQDTTRADTTRYPHRKAHMAMGIIQLICGGLVIVAQVILVASRESRFAAIGQGIWGGVCFMVAGSLGMGSRFARKKILVATMVLCIISAVVAISVMIISAVLIPIDRFRWTRYSCPHGYNCRRYIYHPMNVAMHSFIVIFSLVEFVIAILQSAYCCRAVCCRSGTSSRAANQSAVVVYLNYAPPPATTSADATNVRGAEQNPAAVQYAGMVAPPPYDQNDPTQSEPTKTAL, from the exons ATGAACCCCCCATGCATGATGCAAATGGAAAATCAATTGTTTTTAAATGCGCAGTTAGTTAGTTTTTCCGTTTTTTTGgtggtttataattttcgtGGTCAGATATTTTCGTCAATgacaattttctttcttttttat GGGACAAACACACACACAATAATACAGACGGTGAACATGTCTTCAACTCAAGCTGCCGTTAACAGTAATGGACACGAACAGCCAGCTATCCAATACGCATACACGGCACCAGCAGCAGGTGGCCTGCCTCAAAACATCACTATACCGACTGCACCAGCCAATCAACAACTAGTATACAGCGCCTGCCCGCAACCAGTCGTCATGGCGCAACACGTTCCCATAGCGATGCATAACCAACCGCAGGTTGTCATGACGACTATGCCCCAAATGCAGCAAGTTCAATATCAGCCGCTGGGGCAACAACAGATGCAGCAGGATACGACCCGAGCAGATACGACCCGGTACCCTCATCGTAAAGCTCACATGGCTATGGGCATAATCCAGCTGATATGCGGCGGACTGGTGATTGTCGCTCAGGTGATCCTAGTCGCCAGTCGCGAGTCCCGATTCGCGGCGATCGGTCAGGGAATTTGGGGCGGCGTTTGTTTCATGGTGGCCGGTAGTTTAGGAATGGGTAGTCGTTTCGCACGCAAGAAGATCCTCGTCGCAACGATGGTCCTGTGTATTATCAGCGCCGTCGTCGCTATCAGCGTGATGATTATATCGGCCGTATTGATCCCGATCGATCGGTTCCGCTGGACCCGGTATAGCTGTCCCCACGGTTACAACTGCCGACGCTACATCTATCATCCGATGAACGTCGCTATGCATTCGTTCATCGTCATCTTCTCATTGGTCGAATTCGTAATCGCGATCCTCCAATCGGCGTATTGTTGTCGAGCGGTGTGTTGTCGCAGCGGGACGTCGTCCCGAGCGGCCAATCAGTCGGCGGTCGTCGTCTATTTGAATTACGCGCCGCCGCCTGCTACAACCAGCGCGGACGCCACCAACGTACGCGGGGCAGAGCAGAACCCGGCCGCGGTACAGTACGCAGGAATGGTCGCCCCACCACCGTATGACCAAAACGACCCCACGCAATCTGAGCCTACAAAGACTGCTTTGTAA
- the LOC141913214 gene encoding uncharacterized protein LOC141913214 isoform X2 → MSSTQAAVNSNGHEQPAIQYAYTAPAAGGLPQNITIPTAPANQQLVYSACPQPVVMAQHVPIAMHNQPQVVMTTMPQMQQVQYQPLGQQQMQQDTTRADTTRYPHRKAHMAMGIIQLICGGLVIVAQVILVASRESRFAAIGQGIWGGVCFMVAGSLGMGSRFARKKILVATMVLCIISAVVAISVMIISAVLIPIDRFRWTRYSCPHGYNCRRYIYHPMNVAMHSFIVIFSLVEFVIAILQSAYCCRAVCCRSGTSSRAANQSAVVVYLNYAPPPATTSADATNVRGAEQNPAAVQYAGMVAPPPYDQNDPTQSEPTKTAL, encoded by the coding sequence ATGTCTTCAACTCAAGCTGCCGTTAACAGTAATGGACACGAACAGCCAGCTATCCAATACGCATACACGGCACCAGCAGCAGGTGGCCTGCCTCAAAACATCACTATACCGACTGCACCAGCCAATCAACAACTAGTATACAGCGCCTGCCCGCAACCAGTCGTCATGGCGCAACACGTTCCCATAGCGATGCATAACCAACCGCAGGTTGTCATGACGACTATGCCCCAAATGCAGCAAGTTCAATATCAGCCGCTGGGGCAACAACAGATGCAGCAGGATACGACCCGAGCAGATACGACCCGGTACCCTCATCGTAAAGCTCACATGGCTATGGGCATAATCCAGCTGATATGCGGCGGACTGGTGATTGTCGCTCAGGTGATCCTAGTCGCCAGTCGCGAGTCCCGATTCGCGGCGATCGGTCAGGGAATTTGGGGCGGCGTTTGTTTCATGGTGGCCGGTAGTTTAGGAATGGGTAGTCGTTTCGCACGCAAGAAGATCCTCGTCGCAACGATGGTCCTGTGTATTATCAGCGCCGTCGTCGCTATCAGCGTGATGATTATATCGGCCGTATTGATCCCGATCGATCGGTTCCGCTGGACCCGGTATAGCTGTCCCCACGGTTACAACTGCCGACGCTACATCTATCATCCGATGAACGTCGCTATGCATTCGTTCATCGTCATCTTCTCATTGGTCGAATTCGTAATCGCGATCCTCCAATCGGCGTATTGTTGTCGAGCGGTGTGTTGTCGCAGCGGGACGTCGTCCCGAGCGGCCAATCAGTCGGCGGTCGTCGTCTATTTGAATTACGCGCCGCCGCCTGCTACAACCAGCGCGGACGCCACCAACGTACGCGGGGCAGAGCAGAACCCGGCCGCGGTACAGTACGCAGGAATGGTCGCCCCACCACCGTATGACCAAAACGACCCCACGCAATCTGAGCCTACAAAGACTGCTTTGTAA